A single region of the Bacteroides luhongzhouii genome encodes:
- a CDS encoding MBL fold metallo-hydrolase — MDIIRKIQYLLFCLLAIGFVACNDDDDNSTETGHEGILTQLAEEVDATAQQLWSSSPLIVNAGRTTALTKIQGYADKCKDDYFISYLNGFDQASTSMEKCDPIIYFYRSAFDRVMDGIKSSKVENGTAEIWALYNMGYVVKTPSGCFAIDISHRWAKELAPYIDFLCVTHKHSDHYNNDLIQAMFDLGKPVLSNYLKDTTYPYTAKGDKDYEIGKFKIKTCITDHNNSGLSNFVTVFSIDCGEDTGNFVFMHVGDSNYKPEQYTNLASHVNVLIPRYAPNALTENNILGSGAGQVEPDYVLLSHILELAHAGVDESRWSLDMALERASKINCEQTYVPMWGEKMVWKNNKLN, encoded by the coding sequence ATGGATATAATAAGAAAAATACAATATTTATTGTTTTGCCTTTTGGCAATAGGTTTTGTTGCTTGCAATGATGATGATGACAACAGCACCGAAACAGGGCATGAAGGAATCCTTACTCAATTGGCAGAGGAAGTGGATGCCACAGCACAACAGTTGTGGAGTTCTTCTCCTTTGATTGTCAATGCCGGACGTACTACTGCTTTGACCAAAATTCAGGGGTATGCGGATAAATGTAAAGATGATTATTTCATCAGTTATCTGAATGGTTTCGACCAGGCAAGTACAAGTATGGAAAAGTGTGATCCTATTATCTATTTTTATCGGAGCGCATTTGACCGTGTGATGGATGGAATTAAAAGTTCAAAAGTGGAAAATGGTACGGCAGAGATTTGGGCACTCTATAATATGGGATATGTGGTTAAGACTCCGTCAGGATGTTTTGCTATAGACATTTCTCATCGTTGGGCAAAAGAACTGGCGCCTTATATTGATTTTCTCTGCGTCACTCATAAGCATTCTGATCATTATAACAATGATCTGATTCAGGCTATGTTTGATTTAGGCAAACCGGTATTGTCCAACTACCTGAAGGATACGACATATCCTTATACCGCAAAAGGAGATAAAGATTATGAAATAGGAAAATTCAAGATTAAAACTTGTATCACCGATCACAACAATTCCGGATTATCTAATTTTGTGACTGTATTCTCAATTGATTGCGGTGAAGATACCGGCAACTTCGTCTTTATGCATGTAGGAGACTCCAACTATAAACCGGAACAATATACGAATCTGGCTTCTCATGTGAATGTACTGATACCACGTTACGCTCCCAATGCACTGACTGAAAATAATATTCTAGGTTCGGGTGCGGGACAGGTAGAGCCGGATTATGTCTTGTTGTCACATATTCTGGAGCTGGCTCATGCTGGTGTTGACGAATCGAGATGGTCGTTGGATATGGCACTCGAACGGGCTTCGAAGATTAACTGTGAACAGACCTATGTACCAATGTGGGGAGAAAAAATGGTCTGGAAAAACAATAAATTGAATTAA
- a CDS encoding MFS transporter — protein MLKQLINFYKVSSPRPCNGEVLSSSDSQYLHSDARRLKYLKWSTFLSATFGYGMYYVCRLSLNVVKKPIVDEGIFSETELGIIGSVLFFTYAIGKFTNGFLADRSNINRFMTTGLLVTALVNLCLGFTNSFLLFAILWGISGWFQSMGAASCVVGLSRWFTDKERGSYYGFWSASHNIGEALTFLIIASIVSVLGWRYGFFGAGVVGLIGALIVWKFFHDTPESLGFPPVNAPKEKKEMSFIETADFNKAQRQVLLMPAIWILALSSAFMYISRYAINSWGVFYLEAQKGYSTLDASFIISICPVCGIIGTMFSGVISDKLFGGRRNVPALIFGLMNVFALCLFLLVPGVHFWIDVLAMVLFGLGIGVLICFLGGLMAVDIAPRNASGAALGVVGIASYIGAGLQDVMSGVLIEGQKTVQNGVDVYDFTYINWFWIGAALLSVLFALLVWNAKSKKTD, from the coding sequence ATGTTGAAACAACTTATAAACTTTTACAAGGTCTCTTCACCGAGACCTTGTAACGGGGAAGTTTTGTCTTCATCCGACTCACAGTATCTTCATTCCGATGCCCGTCGCCTGAAATACTTGAAATGGTCTACTTTCCTTTCAGCTACTTTCGGTTACGGTATGTACTACGTTTGCCGTCTTAGCCTGAATGTCGTGAAGAAGCCCATCGTAGATGAAGGAATTTTCTCTGAAACAGAACTAGGAATCATTGGCTCTGTACTTTTCTTTACTTATGCCATTGGGAAATTCACGAATGGTTTCCTTGCCGACCGTAGTAATATCAATCGCTTTATGACTACCGGCTTATTGGTTACAGCTTTGGTCAACCTTTGCTTAGGTTTTACTAATTCTTTCCTCTTGTTCGCTATACTTTGGGGGATCAGCGGCTGGTTTCAGTCTATGGGAGCCGCATCTTGTGTGGTAGGCCTTTCCCGTTGGTTCACGGATAAGGAACGGGGGTCCTACTATGGATTCTGGTCTGCCAGCCACAATATTGGTGAAGCGTTGACCTTTCTGATTATTGCCTCCATCGTCAGTGTGCTGGGCTGGCGTTACGGTTTCTTCGGGGCGGGTGTCGTGGGCTTGATTGGCGCATTGATTGTCTGGAAGTTCTTCCATGACACTCCCGAAAGTCTGGGCTTTCCTCCTGTGAATGCACCCAAAGAGAAAAAAGAGATGAGTTTCATAGAAACGGCTGATTTCAATAAGGCGCAGCGACAAGTCCTATTGATGCCCGCTATTTGGATACTGGCTCTATCGAGTGCTTTTATGTATATCAGTCGCTATGCGATCAATAGTTGGGGTGTCTTCTATTTAGAGGCCCAAAAGGGTTACTCCACATTGGATGCCAGTTTTATTATTTCTATCTGTCCGGTCTGTGGAATTATCGGTACCATGTTTTCGGGAGTCATTTCTGATAAGCTGTTTGGCGGTCGTCGTAATGTGCCTGCACTGATATTCGGATTGATGAATGTTTTTGCGCTTTGCCTGTTTCTGTTGGTTCCGGGTGTACACTTCTGGATAGATGTGCTTGCCATGGTTCTTTTCGGGTTGGGTATCGGAGTTCTCATTTGTTTTCTGGGTGGTTTGATGGCAGTCGATATTGCCCCTCGTAATGCTTCCGGCGCAGCATTGGGAGTGGTGGGCATTGCCAGTTACATTGGAGCCGGTTTGCAGGATGTGATGAGTGGTGTTTTGATAGAGGGTCAGAAGACGGTTCAGAACGGAGTCGATGTTTATGATTTCACATATATCAATTGGTTCTGGATTGGGGCTGCTCTGCTTTCGGTACTCTTTGCATTATTGGTTTGGAATGCAAAATCAAAAAAAACAGATTAG
- a CDS encoding sugar phosphate isomerase/epimerase family protein has translation MRISVFIVFIVMTMGLYAQKYKVGTTTALWKVPASTDFFQARSVGVEYVEVAFNQCYRGVPADEVIPRVRDMKAKIDSAGIKVWSIHLPFSRTLDISVLDEKKRKENVDFMAEMIEQCAQFQPKCLVLHPSSEPIDDSIRAQRIANASRSIAYLKKYADQIGAQLCIENLPRTCLGNTPEELWEIIKNIPGVKVCFDTNHYTKGTTEHFVETIGERIGTIHASDFDFVNEYHWLPTQGDIKWGKLMHALEGVGYEGVFMYEATKDHENHDTRPTPERVVETFNKIINDYKTLK, from the coding sequence ATGAGAATCTCGGTTTTTATTGTATTTATAGTAATGACAATGGGCTTATATGCACAGAAATATAAAGTAGGTACTACTACGGCTTTGTGGAAAGTACCTGCTTCCACAGATTTTTTTCAAGCTCGGTCTGTGGGGGTAGAGTATGTTGAGGTGGCATTTAACCAGTGTTATAGAGGCGTTCCGGCAGATGAGGTCATTCCTCGTGTTCGGGATATGAAAGCAAAAATTGATAGTGCCGGTATCAAAGTCTGGTCTATACATCTTCCTTTTTCCCGAACGCTGGATATATCGGTTCTCGATGAAAAGAAAAGGAAAGAAAATGTAGATTTTATGGCGGAGATGATTGAACAGTGTGCTCAATTTCAACCGAAATGTTTAGTTCTGCATCCAAGTTCCGAACCGATTGACGACAGTATTCGGGCACAAAGAATAGCCAATGCTTCCAGGTCTATCGCTTATCTGAAGAAGTATGCGGATCAGATAGGAGCACAGTTATGTATAGAGAATCTGCCGCGGACTTGTCTGGGAAATACTCCTGAAGAACTTTGGGAGATTATCAAAAACATTCCCGGTGTGAAGGTTTGTTTTGATACCAATCATTATACAAAAGGAACGACGGAACATTTTGTAGAAACCATTGGTGAACGTATTGGCACCATACATGCTTCGGATTTTGATTTTGTCAACGAGTACCACTGGCTTCCTACGCAAGGCGATATTAAGTGGGGAAAGTTAATGCACGCACTCGAAGGAGTCGGTTATGAAGGAGTTTTCATGTATGAAGCGACTAAAGATCATGAAAACCATGACACACGTCCAACACCGGAACGGGTCGTTGAAACTTTCAATAAAATAATTAATGATTATAAAACATTGAAATAA
- a CDS encoding glycerophosphodiester phosphodiesterase family protein translates to MKRICNFILLLCLVQLAVAQNRITEIRENLLGNHPDKILVVSHRADWRNAPENSLQGIQNCIDMGVDMVEIDLKRTKDGHLVVMHDKTINRTMSGKGLVEDYTLAELKAMRLKNGVACKTRHQIPTLEEVMLLCKGKIMVNIDKGYDYFQEAYAVLEKTGTVDQCVIKAGLPYEQVKIENGAVLDKVIFMPIVQLHKEGAEAVIDSYQTHMKPAAYELVFDNDSPEVLNLIKKVRDTGSNLFINSLWPELCGGHDDDRAVELHQPDESWGWIINHGAKLIQTDRPALLLEYLRKKKLHD, encoded by the coding sequence ATGAAACGGATATGTAACTTTATACTTCTTCTATGTTTGGTACAACTGGCTGTTGCCCAAAATAGAATAACTGAAATCAGAGAAAACCTGTTAGGAAATCATCCTGATAAAATATTGGTTGTATCACATCGGGCCGACTGGCGTAATGCTCCGGAAAACTCATTGCAAGGGATACAAAATTGCATTGATATGGGAGTTGATATGGTAGAGATCGATTTGAAAAGAACCAAAGACGGACATTTGGTAGTGATGCATGATAAAACAATCAATCGCACCATGAGCGGAAAAGGGCTGGTCGAAGATTATACATTAGCGGAATTGAAAGCCATGCGTCTAAAAAACGGGGTAGCTTGTAAAACAAGACATCAGATTCCTACATTGGAGGAAGTCATGTTGCTCTGCAAAGGTAAGATAATGGTAAATATTGATAAGGGCTATGATTATTTTCAGGAGGCTTATGCCGTACTCGAGAAGACAGGAACAGTCGACCAGTGTGTCATCAAAGCCGGGCTTCCTTATGAACAAGTGAAAATTGAAAATGGTGCTGTGTTGGATAAAGTAATTTTTATGCCTATTGTACAGTTGCACAAAGAAGGAGCTGAAGCTGTTATTGACAGTTACCAGACTCACATGAAGCCTGCAGCTTATGAGTTAGTATTTGATAATGATAGTCCGGAGGTTCTTAACTTGATAAAGAAGGTGCGTGATACAGGTTCTAACTTGTTTATTAATTCTCTTTGGCCCGAACTGTGCGGTGGTCATGATGATGACCGTGCAGTAGAACTTCATCAACCGGATGAAAGCTGGGGATGGATTATTAATCATGGAGCAAAACTAATTCAAACCGATCGTCCTGCCCTCTTATTGGAGTATCTACGCAAAAAGAAGCTTCACGACTAA
- a CDS encoding fimbrillin family protein — protein sequence MKTCHSLFVGVGSFILCCTMFTACVNHISEEEGEIVNNGDIPLKFVANIHEIMNTRVVNNSFGEGDEVGLFALAGTTTMQEERYADNLYFVRSSTGEFVSDESVYYPDDGVALNLISYYPYQNSGVAMGESFMQVTVATTQDNPDDYSHSDFLVALKGDVFASKDAVALSYNHQFFRMKIILVPGEGESVEEMLSVKPTLSVSGFYTKAVYDFQQQIFSAYSEEEDITPAGEWEIRDGRLVGKELILIPQEASEGYQYIMLKAAGKSYISLLPPTLQLKSGKQRELEIVFVSAEDVLMGKVNGEIGDWDGTEVDHTESGILHEYIDVSKLTFEKSNVYKVIHLGKQVAEICKEYLVTPDFSSQAIVAYSMKEDGSVNLSQGTVVQLLGKLGKVNGGGVSWNVEDHSLEYSGGALPVRNKVYVLADGTISLSVTLADNVLPVLAQEDIVRDVRGGIIHNYPLVKIGTQYWMRDNLEASLYTDGEMLPKVDAVTANTVGYLQSAAEYYFYTANIALSGKILPAHWSIPNWEDWNILKEYLKGDASLLKSGTWLPLKSEELIQPVTNLSGFNGMPVGMYVGAFQADYEKKHLAYWTLDNTNTAIDTKVFYLKSNTNIIEESNAGVDTKAFAIRCIRK from the coding sequence ATGAAAACATGCCATAGCCTATTTGTGGGAGTAGGTTCTTTTATCCTTTGTTGTACTATGTTTACTGCTTGTGTAAACCATATTTCGGAGGAAGAAGGGGAAATCGTTAATAATGGAGATATTCCATTGAAATTTGTTGCCAACATTCATGAGATTATGAATACCCGTGTAGTAAATAATAGTTTTGGAGAAGGAGATGAAGTGGGGTTATTTGCACTTGCAGGAACCACTACAATGCAAGAAGAACGTTATGCAGATAATCTTTATTTTGTGCGTTCATCTACTGGAGAGTTTGTTTCTGATGAATCGGTTTACTATCCGGATGATGGAGTTGCATTAAATTTAATCAGTTATTATCCATATCAGAATAGTGGGGTAGCAATGGGGGAAAGTTTCATGCAAGTGACCGTTGCAACAACTCAAGATAACCCGGATGATTATTCTCATTCGGATTTTCTAGTTGCTTTAAAAGGAGATGTATTTGCCAGTAAAGATGCTGTTGCTCTATCCTATAACCATCAGTTCTTTCGCATGAAAATAATTCTTGTTCCCGGAGAGGGGGAAAGTGTAGAAGAAATGTTGTCTGTTAAACCGACGCTTTCGGTCAGTGGCTTTTATACAAAGGCTGTTTATGATTTTCAGCAACAAATATTTTCTGCCTATTCAGAAGAGGAAGATATTACTCCTGCAGGAGAATGGGAGATTAGAGACGGACGATTAGTAGGAAAAGAGCTTATTTTGATTCCTCAAGAAGCTAGTGAAGGATATCAATACATAATGTTGAAAGCAGCTGGTAAGTCATATATCAGTTTATTACCACCTACTTTACAATTAAAAAGTGGGAAGCAACGAGAACTGGAGATCGTGTTTGTATCAGCCGAAGATGTATTGATGGGCAAAGTGAACGGAGAAATAGGGGATTGGGATGGAACAGAAGTGGACCATACCGAATCAGGCATTTTGCATGAATATATAGATGTATCGAAACTGACTTTTGAAAAATCGAATGTGTATAAAGTGATACATTTGGGAAAACAAGTAGCCGAAATATGTAAAGAGTATCTTGTTACTCCGGATTTTTCTTCTCAAGCGATTGTTGCTTATTCCATGAAAGAAGACGGTAGCGTTAATTTATCTCAAGGAACTGTGGTACAGTTATTAGGAAAATTAGGGAAAGTGAATGGTGGAGGTGTATCATGGAATGTGGAGGATCACTCATTGGAATATAGTGGAGGAGCTCTGCCGGTTCGTAATAAGGTGTATGTACTGGCAGATGGAACAATCTCCTTGTCAGTAACACTGGCAGATAATGTGTTACCAGTTTTGGCACAGGAAGATATCGTTCGTGATGTTCGTGGAGGAATCATTCATAATTATCCGTTAGTGAAGATTGGAACTCAATATTGGATGCGGGATAATTTGGAGGCTTCTTTGTATACAGATGGTGAAATGCTTCCCAAAGTGGATGCGGTGACGGCGAATACAGTCGGATATTTGCAGTCTGCTGCGGAATATTATTTTTATACCGCTAATATCGCTCTTTCAGGTAAAATCTTGCCAGCTCATTGGAGTATACCGAATTGGGAAGACTGGAATATCCTAAAAGAGTATCTGAAAGGAGATGCTTCGTTGCTGAAATCAGGAACTTGGCTGCCTTTAAAATCCGAAGAGCTAATACAACCAGTAACTAATTTATCCGGTTTTAATGGAATGCCTGTGGGAATGTACGTAGGAGCTTTTCAAGCAGATTATGAGAAAAAACATCTCGCATATTGGACATTGGACAATACAAATACCGCTATCGACACTAAAGTCTTTTATCTGAAAAGTAATACAAATATCATAGAAGAATCTAATGCTGGTGTTGATACAAAAGCTTTTGCTATTCGTTGCATACGAAAGTAA
- the hisG gene encoding ATP phosphoribosyltransferase, whose product MLRIAVQAKGRLFEETMALLGESDIKLSTTKRTLLVQSSNFPIEVLFLRDDDIPQTVATGVADLGIVGENEFMEKEEDAEIIKRLGFSKCRLSLAMPKDLEYPGLSWFDGKKIATSYPVILRNFLKKNGVNAEIHVITGSVEVSPGIGLADAIFDIVSSGSTLVSNRLKEVEVVMKSEALLIGNKNMSDEKKEVLEELLFRMNAVKTAEDKKYVLMNAPKDKLEEIIAVLPGMKSPTVMPLAQEGWCSVHTVLDEKRFWEIIGKLKGLGAEGILVLPIEKMIV is encoded by the coding sequence ATGTTAAGAATCGCAGTACAAGCCAAAGGACGTCTCTTCGAAGAGACTATGGCACTTTTAGGAGAGTCGGATATTAAGTTGAGCACCACGAAACGTACCTTATTGGTGCAGTCTTCCAATTTCCCTATTGAAGTTTTATTTCTTCGTGATGACGATATTCCGCAGACAGTGGCTACTGGTGTAGCAGACTTGGGAATTGTCGGTGAAAACGAATTTATGGAAAAGGAAGAAGATGCGGAAATCATCAAACGTTTGGGATTCAGTAAATGCCGCCTTTCACTGGCTATGCCGAAAGATCTTGAATATCCTGGTTTGTCATGGTTTGATGGTAAGAAGATCGCTACTTCCTATCCGGTTATTCTTCGCAACTTCTTGAAGAAAAATGGTGTAAATGCTGAAATTCACGTGATTACCGGTTCCGTGGAAGTTTCTCCGGGAATTGGATTGGCTGATGCTATTTTTGATATTGTAAGCTCCGGTTCTACGTTGGTGAGTAACCGATTGAAAGAAGTAGAAGTCGTAATGAAGTCGGAAGCGTTGTTGATTGGCAACAAGAACATGAGTGACGAGAAAAAAGAAGTGCTTGAAGAACTGCTGTTCCGCATGAATGCAGTAAAAACAGCCGAAGATAAAAAATATGTATTGATGAATGCTCCGAAAGATAAACTGGAAGAAATCATTGCTGTATTGCCGGGTATGAAGAGTCCTACGGTGATGCCGTTGGCACAGGAAGGCTGGTGCTCTGTTCATACAGTACTTGATGAAAAACGTTTTTGGGAAATCATTGGAAAACTGAAAGGACTGGGAGCGGAAGGTATTTTGGTACTGCCAATTGAAAAGATGATTGTATAA
- a CDS encoding DUF2490 domain-containing protein, translating to MSRIILNTKIWLFVLLLGMSFSAWAQSDDLNTWTKFKVNHKIDSRFSVSGDLELRMKDDVSRLDRWGLTVGGSYRPCSFLNLGVGYETHLRNLGDSDWKLRHRYHISAIASFRYQWLKVSLRERFQQTFDRGDSETCLRSRLKLSYAPTKGIVSPYFSVEIYQSLDDTSFWRADRMRYRPGVEIALAKRWSLDAFYCYQYASSQGKHIAGIEVGYSF from the coding sequence ATGAGTAGAATAATATTAAATACTAAGATTTGGCTGTTTGTGTTGTTGCTTGGAATGTCGTTTTCCGCATGGGCACAAAGTGATGATTTAAATACATGGACTAAATTCAAGGTAAATCATAAGATAGATTCCCGTTTCTCGGTTTCTGGTGATTTGGAGTTGCGCATGAAAGATGATGTAAGCCGGTTGGATCGTTGGGGATTGACTGTTGGCGGAAGTTATCGCCCTTGTTCTTTTTTGAATCTGGGGGTGGGATATGAGACCCATCTTCGGAATCTGGGTGACTCAGACTGGAAATTGAGACATCGTTATCATATATCTGCCATTGCCAGCTTTCGTTATCAATGGTTGAAAGTGTCTTTGCGGGAGCGATTTCAGCAGACTTTTGACCGTGGTGATTCTGAAACTTGTCTACGTTCTCGTTTGAAGTTATCCTATGCTCCTACAAAAGGAATCGTTTCTCCTTATTTTTCTGTTGAAATTTATCAAAGTCTGGATGATACTTCTTTTTGGAGAGCAGACCGTATGCGCTATCGTCCCGGAGTGGAGATTGCTTTAGCCAAACGTTGGTCATTGGATGCATTTTATTGTTATCAATATGCATCTTCGCAAGGCAAACACATTGCCGGAATAGAAGTGGGGTATTCTTTTTGA
- a CDS encoding PaaI family thioesterase — translation MKKIINPWKGLEGYNCFGCAPNNEAGVKMEFYEDGDEVVSIWKPRPEYQGWIDTLHGGIQAVLMDEICAWVVLRKLQTTGVTSKMETRYRKSVDTKDSHIVLRASIKEVKRNIVIIEAKLYNKDGEVCTESVCTYFTFSKEKSKDEMHFSKCDVEPEEILPLI, via the coding sequence ATGAAGAAGATAATAAATCCCTGGAAGGGGTTGGAGGGGTACAACTGCTTTGGTTGTGCTCCCAATAATGAAGCTGGAGTAAAAATGGAATTTTATGAGGACGGTGACGAAGTGGTGAGCATTTGGAAGCCACGTCCCGAATATCAAGGCTGGATTGACACTTTGCATGGCGGTATTCAAGCAGTTTTGATGGATGAAATCTGTGCGTGGGTGGTGCTTCGTAAACTACAAACGACCGGAGTGACTTCGAAGATGGAAACCCGTTACCGGAAATCTGTTGATACCAAAGATTCTCATATAGTACTGCGTGCCTCTATTAAGGAGGTAAAACGGAACATTGTTATTATTGAAGCGAAGTTATATAATAAGGATGGAGAAGTATGCACGGAATCTGTTTGTACCTACTTTACTTTCTCGAAAGAAAAGTCGAAAGACGAAATGCATTTTTCGAAATGTGATGTAGAACCGGAGGAGATACTGCCTTTAATTTGA